The Taeniopygia guttata chromosome 6, bTaeGut7.mat, whole genome shotgun sequence genome contains a region encoding:
- the EIF3A gene encoding eukaryotic translation initiation factor 3 subunit A — translation MPVYFQRPENALKRANEFLEVGKKQPALDVLYDVMKSKKHRTWQKIHEPIMLKYLELCVDLRKSHLAKEGLYQYKNICQQVNIKSLEDVVRAYLKLAEEKTEAAKEESQQMVLDIEDLDNIQTPESVLLSAVSGEDTQDRTDRLLLTPWVKFLWESYRQCLDLLRNNSRVERLYHDIAQQAFKFCLQYTRKAEFRKLCDNLRMHLGQIQRHHNQSTAINLNNPDSQSMHLETRLVQLDSAISMELWQEAFKAVEDIHGLFALSKKPPKPQLMANYYHKVSTVFWKSGNALFHASTLHRLYHLSREMRKNLTQEEMQRMSTRVLLATLSIPITPERTDIARLLDMDGIIVEKQRRLATLLGLQAPPTRASLINDMVRFNVVQYVVPEVKELYNWLEVDFHPLKLSARVSKVLNWVKDQAEKEPELQLYIPHLQNNTILRLLQQVAQIYQSIEFARLCTLVPFVDAFQLERCIVDAARHCDLQVRLDHTTRTLSFGSDLNYCTREDAPLGPQLQSMPSEQIRNQLTAMSSALAKALAVIKPPHLMQEKEEQHQLAVTAFLKNSRKEHQRILARRQTIEERKERLESLNIQREKEELEQREAELQKVRKAEEERLRQEAKEREKERILQEHEQIKKKTVRERLEQIKKTELGAKAFKDIDIEDLEELDPDFIMAKQVEQLEKEKKELQERLKNQEKKIDYFERAKRLEEIPLIKTAYEEQRVHDMELWEQQEEERITTLQLEREKALEHKSRLSRMLEDRDLFEARLKASRRTVYEDKLKQFQERLAEERRNRLEERKKQRKEERRITYYREKEEEEQRLREEQLLKEREEKERIEREKREQEQREYQERVKKLEELEKKKRQREMEIEERERRREEERRGLDDPFSRKESRWGDRESESSWRRGGEPESEWRRAPVERDWRRGDPRDDERPFRRGDDLPRRGDDLPRRGPADEKERPPESAEDRPPRREGDEDRPPRREGDEDRPPRRGLDEDRPPRRGLDDDRGSWRAADDDRGPRRVLDDDRPPRRALDDDRPPRRALDDDRPPRRALDEDRPPRRGLDDDRGSWRAADDERGPRRGLDDDRPPRRALDEDRPPRRGLDDDRGSWRAADDDRGPRRGMDEDRGPRRGMDDDRMARRDEDRGPWRNADDDRLSRRDDDRGPWRGGEDSRPGPWRPFGKPGGWREREKAREDSWGPPRDSRPSGDREWDRDKDRDESEKEREFDRERDFDRDDRFRRPRDDGGWRRGPAEETSSWRDSSRREEWDRGGRDMRDRRGDDREPPLRRGPPLRSEREEPSSWRRAEDRREERGEEREPPARRSAPAPAAPPASAPPAASKERERDGEKEKGSWKAEKEREPARRTKNETDEEGWTTVRR, via the exons TGTTCTTTTGAGTGCTGTAAGTGGAGAAGACACTCAGGATCGTACTGACCGCCTGCTTTTGACACCCTGGGTTAAATTTCTGTGGGAATCCTATAGACAGTGTTTGGATCTTCTCCGAAATAATTCTCGAGTAGAACGCCTGTACCATGACATTGCACAGCAAG CTTTCAAGTTCTGCCTGCAGTACACACGGAAAGCGGAGTTCCGCAAGCTCTGCGATAACCTGCGGATGCACCTGGGGCAGATCCAGCGGCACCACAACCAAAGCACGGCCATCAACCTCAACAACCCTGACAGCCAGTCCATGCACCTGGAGACCAGGCTGGTGCAGCTGGACAGTGCTATCAGCATGGAGCTGTGGCAG gaaGCTTTCAAAGCAGTGGAAGATATTCATGGACTATTTGCATTGTCTAAGAAGCCACCCAAACCACAGCTGATGGCAAATTACTACCACAAAGTTTCAACTGTCTTCTGGAAATCAGGAAATGCTCTTTTTCACGCATCCACCCTTCACCGCCTTTATCACTTATCAAGAGAAATGCGAAAGAATCTCACACAAGAGGAGATGCAGAG GATGTCCACTCGAGTCCTTTTGGCCACCCTGTCCATTCCAATAACTCCAGAGAGAACGGATATTGCTCGTCTCCTGGATATGGATGGAATTATTGTGGAGAAGCAGCGGCGCCTGGCcaccctgctggggctgcaggccCCCCCTACCCGGGCCAGCCTCATCAATGACATG GTCAGGTTCAATGTAGTGCAATATGTTGTCCCAGAAGTGAAAGAACTTTACAATTGGCTTGAAGTAGACTTTCACCCGCTCAAGTTGAGTGCCCGTGTCAGCAAG GTTCTGAACTGGGTGAAGGACCAAGCTGAGAAGGAACCTGAACTGCAGCTGTACATTCCTCACCTGCAAAACAACACCATCCTTCGCCTTCTGCAGCAG GTGGCCCAGATTTATCAAAGCATTGAGTTTGCTCGTCTGTGCACCCTGGTTCCTTTTGTGGATGCTTTCCAGCTGGAGCGTTGTATCGTGGATGCAGCCAGGCATTGTGACTTACAG GTTCGCCTTGATCACACAACTCGGACACTGAGTTTTGGTTCAGATTTGAATTACTGTACTAGAGAGGATGCTCCACTGGGCCCTCAGCTGCAGAGCATGCCTTCTGAGCAGATCAGAAACCAGCTGACTGCCATGTCCTCAGCTCTGGCTAAGGCTCTTGCTGTCATTAAGCCTCCTCACTTAATG CAAGAGAAGGAAGAACAGCATCAGCTGGCAGTCACTGCCTTCCTAAAAAATTCCAGGAAGGAGCATCAGCGTATCCTTGCGCGCCGTCAAACCATAGAGGAGAGAAAGGAGCGCCTGGAAAGTTTGAACATCCAGCGTGAAAAGGAAGAGCTGGAACAACGGGAAGCAGAACTGCAAAAAGTCcggaaagctgaggaggaaaggctgcGCCAGGAggcaaaggagagggagaaggagcgGATCCTGCAGGAGCATGAGCAGATCAAAAAGAAAACTGTTCGGGAGCGCTTGGAGCAGATTAAGAAGACTGAACTGGGAGCCAAAGCATTTAAAGATATTGATATTGAG GATCTTGAAGAATTGGATCCTGATTTTATTATGGCTAAACAagtggagcagctggaaaaagaaaagaaggaactTCAGGAACGACTGAAGAATCAGGAGAAAAAG attgACTACTTTGAAAGAGCGAAGCGCTTGGAAGAAATTCCTTTAATAAAGACTGCCTATGAGGAACAAAGAGTGCATGATATGGAGCTGTGGGAGcaacaggaagaagaaagg ATCACCACCCTGCAGCTGGAGCGTGAGAAAGCCCTTGAGCACAAGAGCAGACTCTCTAGGATGTTGGAGGATAGAGATTTATTTGAAGCCAGGCTCAAGGCATCACGACGAACAGTTTATGAG GATAAACTCAAGCAGTTCCAGGAGCGGTTGGCAGAGGAGAGGCGGAACCGTCTGGAGGAGCGCAAGAAGCAGCGCAAAGAGGAGAGACGCATCACTTACtacagggagaaggaggaggaggagcaaaGGCTaagggaggagcagctgcttaAAG AGCGTGAGGAGAAGGAGCGCATCGAGCGCGAGAAGCGCGAGCAGGAGCAGCGGGAGTACCAGGAGCGAGTCAAGAAACTGGAGgaactggagaagaaaaaacgTCAGCGAGAAATGGAGATAGAGGAGAGGGAGCGCCGCCgagaggaagagaggagaggTCTGGATGACCCATTTTCAAGAAAG GAATCTCGTTGGGGTGACAGGGAGTCAGAAagctcctggagaagaggaggtgAGCCGGAATCTGAATGGCGTCGAGCACCAGTGGAGAG AGACTGGCGTCGAGGAGATCCAAGAGACGACGAACGGCCGTTCCGACGCGGGGACGATCTGCCCAGGCGAGGGGACGATCTGCCCAGGCGCGGTCCTGCAGATGAAAAGGAGCGTCCTCCAGAATCAGCAGAGGACAGGCCACCTAGACGGGAAGGGGACGAGGACAGGCCTCCGAGGCGAGAAGGGGATGAGGACAGGCCCCCCAGACGTGGCTTGGACGAGGACAGGCCGCCGCGGCGTGGTTTGGATGATGACAGAGGAAGCTGGCGAGCTGCAGATGATGACAGGGGTCCCAGACGTGTCCTGGATGATGACAGGCCCCCCAGACGTGCCCTGGATGACGACAGACCACCCAGACGTGCCCTGGATGACGACAGACCACCCAGACGTGCCCTGGATGAGGACAGGCCCCCCCGGCGCGGGCTGGACGATGACAGAGGCAGCTGGCGCGCGGCGGATGACGAGAGAGGGCCCCGGCGCGGGCTGGATGACGACCGGCCGCCCCGGCGGGCCCTGGATGAGGACAGGCCCCCCAGGCGCGGGCTGGATGATGACAGGGGCAGCTGGCGGGCTGCAGACGATGACAGGGGGCCCCGGCGCGGGATGGACGAGGACAGGGGGCCCCGGCGCGGGATGGATGACGACAGGATGGCCCGGCGGGATGAGGACAGGGGACCCTGGCGGAACGCGGACGATGACAGGCTCTCCAGGAGAGATGATGACAGGGGCCCGTGGCGTGGTGGTGAGGACTCGAGGCCAGGTCCTTGGAGACCATTTGGTAAACCAG GGGGGTGGAGAGAACGAGAGAAGGCTCGTGAGGACAGCTGGGGCCCTCCCCGAGACTCCAGACCTTCAGGAGACCGTGAATGGGATCGAGACAAAGATCGGGATGAGAGCGAGAAGGAGCGGGAATTCGACAGGGAGAGAGATTTTGATCGAGATGATCGTTTCAGGCGTCCCAG GGATGACGGCGGTTGGAGGAGAGGGCCAGCTGAGGAAACTTCCAGCTGGAGAGATTCAAGTCGTCGTGAGGAGTGGGACAGAGGTGGTCGTGACATGAGAGACCGACGTGGTGATGACAGGGAGCCGCCACTCAGGAGAGGACCACCCCTCCGATCCGAGCGGGAAGAGC CGAGCTCGTGGCGACGCGCTGAGGACAGGAGGGAAGAGCGCGGGGAGGAACGGGAACCGCCGGCGCGGCGGTCggcccctgctcctgctgctcctccggCTTCTGCTCCCCCAGCGGCATCCAAAGAGCGGGAACGGGAcggggagaaggagaaaggcTCCTGGAAAGCAGAGAAGGAGCGCGAGCCCGCGCGCCGCACTAAAAACGAGACAGATGAAGAAGGGTGGACCACTGTACGACGTTAA